A stretch of Megalobrama amblycephala isolate DHTTF-2021 linkage group LG14, ASM1881202v1, whole genome shotgun sequence DNA encodes these proteins:
- the LOC125245152 gene encoding complement C1q-like protein 4 isoform X4, with translation MERLRTENKELTTTVTEQKGNIRALETQQTFILEQLKKKNGEISNLTLSQVELRKENRDREIAFSASLLESGKGYIGPFTTEITLTYRNVFTNIGNAYNPITGVFTAPLKGAYMFRVSVYDYGPPSSGASIYNNGKQVVSAYANQAQGVLNSSNGVVLILEVGDVVYVRLWVGRRLYDNQSNHNTFRGFLLFPLR, from the exons ATGGAGCGACtaagaacagaaaacaaag AACTGACcaccaccgttacagagcagaaaggaaacatcAGAGCTTTAGAGACGCAACAGACGTTTATCCTGGAACAGCTGAAGAAGAAAAATGGAG aaatttcAAATCTTACTCTGAGTCAAGTGGAGTTGAGAAAGGAAAATAGAG acagagaaatagcTTTTTCAGCTTCACTGCTGGAATCTGGTAAAGGATATATTGGTCCTTTTACCACTGAAATCACACTAACCTACAGGAACGTCTTCACAAACATAGGGAACGCCTACAACCCAATTACAG gtgttttcacagccccactgaaaggagcgtaCATGTTCAGAGTCTCTGTATATGATTATGGTCCACCTTCATCAGGTGCATCCATTTATAACAATGGAAAGCAGGTGGTTTCAGCATATGCTAATCAAGCTCAGGGTGTGTTAAACTCCTCAAATGGAGttgtgttgatcctggaggttgGAGATGTTGTCTATGTGAGACTTTGGGTTGGCAGGAGGTTATATGATAACCAGAGTAACCACAACACTTTCAGAGGTTTCTTACTGTTTCCCTTAAGATAA
- the LOC125245152 gene encoding complement C1q-like protein 4 isoform X5, with translation MKKKDEEISNLTLSQVELRKENRDREIAFSASLLESGKGYIGPFTTEITLTYRNVFTNIGNAYNPITGVFTAPLKGAYMFRVSVYDYGPPSSGASIYNNGKQVVSAYANQAQGVLNSSNGVVLILEVGDVVYVRLWVGRRLYDNQSNHNTFRGFLLFPLR, from the exons ATGAAGAAGAAAGATGAAG aaatttcAAATCTTACTCTGAGTCAAGTGGAGTTGAGAAAGGAAAATAGAG acagagaaatagcTTTTTCAGCTTCACTGCTGGAATCTGGTAAAGGATATATTGGTCCTTTTACCACTGAAATCACACTAACCTACAGGAACGTCTTCACAAACATAGGGAACGCCTACAACCCAATTACAG gtgttttcacagccccactgaaaggagcgtaCATGTTCAGAGTCTCTGTATATGATTATGGTCCACCTTCATCAGGTGCATCCATTTATAACAATGGAAAGCAGGTGGTTTCAGCATATGCTAATCAAGCTCAGGGTGTGTTAAACTCCTCAAATGGAGttgtgttgatcctggaggttgGAGATGTTGTCTATGTGAGACTTTGGGTTGGCAGGAGGTTATATGATAACCAGAGTAACCACAACACTTTCAGAGGTTTCTTACTGTTTCCCTTAAGATAA
- the LOC125245140 gene encoding repetitive organellar protein-like isoform X3, with amino-acid sequence MSVVQQQVYGGLNENEISQQISSENRRQNPPQTDTLRAEASTDSQQYCHLCFPDIHAALRELTATVTEQKGNIRELTATVTEQKGNIRELTATVTEQKENIRELREELKKKNEEISNLTLSQVEELRKENRDREIAFSASMVQSADEYIGPFTTDITLIYRNVFTNIGNAYNPITGCIGGS; translated from the exons ATGTCTGTCGTCCAGCAGCAGGTATATGGAGGACTCAATGAGAAtgagatcagtcaacagatcAGCTCTGAGAACAGAAGACAGAATCCACCTCAAACAGACACTTTGAGAGCTGAAGCTTCAACTGACAGCCAACAATACTGCCATCTGTGCTTCCCTGATATCCATGCAGCActgagagaactgaccgccaccgttacagagcagaaaggaaacatcagagaactgaccgccaccgttacagagcagaaaggaaacatcagagaactgaccgccaccgttacagagcagaaagaaaacatcagagaactgaggGAAGAGctgaagaagaaaaatgaaG aaatttcAAATCTTACTCTGAGTCAAGTGGAGGAGTTGAGAAAGGAAAATAGAG acagagaaatagcTTTTTCAGCTTCAATGGTGCAATCTGCCGATGAATATATTGGTCCTTTTACCACTGACATCACACTAATCTACAGGAACGTCTTCACAAACATAGGGAACGCCTACAACCCAATAACAG